ACTGAAACATCAGTCTCTGTACCCATGGAAAGACCACTATCTGATATATCACTTAACCTCTCCTCTGAATCAGCATAGCCAAAGCAAGCAAGCTCAGGGTCAGCAGAATTGTGATCCATCTCATCTAAAGAGATCTTAGGAAGTCCCATAACCCCCCTCTGTGGTCGGATATCATCAAGAGACTGCATAGAACCAGATTCAGAGTGCCTGTCACTGATGTCAGAGAAGTTATCAGCATCAGAGCCAGCCCTACTGGCAATGCTCATTGCTTTTCCACCAGATGCTGTTCTTCGGTGTTGCATTCTGCTTCCTAAAGAAGATATGCCTGGGGAGGAGGATGAATGTTTCAATGGGGAATCAGCACGTTTTACTGTCCTGGACCTTGGAGTTTGTGTCTTGAGTAGTTGTAATCTATTTATTTCCTCATCTTTCTTAGCAATTTTATGTTTGAGCACTAAAAGCTGCAGGGTGGAGAAGATATTAGAACTCAAATGATGTCTGAAAGTCAAGGTGAGAGGAATGGTATTTGCAGTTCTGTTTTCAGCTCAAACAAGAAAAACTCTAATTGCATCTATCGGGATGTAAATCCTATTTCTAAACGATCATTGTATGCAGATGAAGGATAGTAGACTAGTAGCGCATGAGAGAATAAATATTGTAATCCATATCTAGTGCCCTGGTATGAATAACAAACAGTTGGGCAAAATGTAAGCAGAGCTTTCTCACCTGTTCCATAAATTCTCTGATATCTTTGCCCTCTTTATTCGCCTTAGCAGCACCTAGTTCCACTCCAGAAACCCTTTCAGCAAACTTTAAAGTACTTAGAGTCTCTGAATAAGATGAGACATCTGGGTTGATCTGTACAAACATCAAGGTTTTTGCATGGCCACCTGCAGATGAAAACTTTTAGGTAAGTAACAACGTAAAATGTAAGACAATGACATATAGAACAATCAGCAGCAGTCAGCACCCAAAGAACTTTGCAGGACTTGTGTAAGTTTGCTGTTCCGGTACGGTACATGGGCATTCTTCTGCGATAAAGAAAATATGACATCTCCAAGAGCAGACAATGATTTGTTGATATGCTGTGCTTCTTTGAGTCTATCTCCTGTAACAGCAGAACGGTCCACTCTCTCACTCCCGGCAAGATCAACGAGATGTAGTGCACCACGCAAAGTAGCTCCAGTTTTCAAATCTACACCTCGAATGTGTATGGTAACAACACTGCAGAATTAATCAAATTAATCCTCATTTTAAAATAACCAAGGAAAACAGAACTGGATTATGGAGCATGGAAATTAACCTGTGAGATCTGCTGCTTCTTTCATTCAATGCTGTTGAGCCCACAGCTCTGTTTGCATGTCCCACTCTCATTAACTGAATAACGTCAGAAGTTGAGTTAACAGGATGCAATGTTGCATCAGGAACAGCAAGCCCATTGGGTTGGCTGGCATTCAAAATCCCTAGTGTGTGCAAGTTAAAGGAAAAAGTACAATGTTCTTTAACATAAATTTCATTTGTAAACGTGCAAATGATTTGAGGGATATGTTATTACAAGGGATATAGATAGGTAATAGTTCCATCATGGATGTAAAATGATGCCCTAGTAATTTTCAAGTTTCTACATATGTTCACTTGAACTGAATCAACTAAACTAGTTCATAGCCAGGCCTTGGGTCCAGTCACTTGTACACTTATCACATTGGAAGAGAAAATTAAGACATAACAAATAAATGTGAGTAGGCAGATGGGAAAAAAGGATATTTCTTCTCTTGACCACTGCTGCCAAGGAGATCACGGATTTTTTCATTGTATATCTCAATCATTTGAACACTAATTTCATACATGATTGTATCCCCACGATTATGTGAAATATGGAACAGGTCATTCAAAGCTCTGTAATTGACACCCCATTCCTTCTCGGTTGCATTTTCAGGTCCCATCTGAGATAGTTGAAAAAAGAAAATGGTATGATGAATACATCATAGCTGAAGAGAAAATGATGGTTCTCTCAAAGAAGATAATCATATAAAATTTCTATATGCAGTGTTTCGTACCATTGTGTACGTTTTTCCTGATCCAGTTTGACCATATGCAAAAATGCAAACATTATAGCCATCAAGAACCGATCTGATAAGTGGTTGAATGTCCTTGAATACCTCAGCTTGAAAGGGTAAAAATAAGGCAGATTTTTATGTTAGCACACCAAATATATGATCCTTACCTTTGATACAATAAAGCCATCAATATGTAACGCAAAGGGATATCATATAGGTCACATTTTCGTATGTACCTTGAGAAGCAGTGGGTCCAAGAACTTTGTTGAATTTGAACGACTTGCTCCCTTCATTTTCTTTTCGTGTGGGGTTCGCAATAATAAGATCACCATCATCACCAACATATTCAATTGTAGTAGATTTCTGATCCTCCCCAGGAAGAAAAGGTCTTATCCTGCAATAGACTCTTATGTTTCCTGGTCAAGCAATAAAAACCCTCAAAATCTGATATAGTTGATGAGATGGATATATCAATAAGATTATCTTTGTTTGCATAGTCACCTTTTAGCTCCTGAATCTCGTTGAACAATTTTCTATTTTCTTCAAGAACAGCATGATAACTTTTAGCATCATTTATCAGTACGTTAAGACTTTGTCCTGCAGAGTTGGTATGGTTATGCAAGTTATCAAATGCCAATTACTAGGTATATGCAATGTGGAATAAAATAAGTAGTGGCACTCATTCATACCAAGGCCACTAAGTTCTTCAGACCATCTTTTCTGGCAGTTTTGGATTTCATGCCTAATGGAAACAGAAGACAACCTCAAATCCTGATAGGGGAGAAGTTTTAATTTAATTGACGTATTTATGATGTCTTACATGAAACACCAGGAACAACTAGTTTAACAAGACACTACCTGGACATTCTGTATTTGCAGACCTACAAATTGGTTCACCATGATTTCCTTCTGCTCCCATGTCTCGATTCTTGATTTTAACGATTCCTCAAGATCTCTTCCTCTCATTCTAGAATCTTCAAGCAGGAGCTCTACTTCTTTAATTCTCTGTTCGAACTCTTCATTTGCCTGCAAAGCCCTACTCTCCAGTTCTTGAATATGTCTCATATGAGATTTTCCCGCTACTGCAAGCTCTTGCCTAAGTTTTGATATTATAATGTCACTATTCTCCTTGTCATTTAGAAGCTTAAACATGTCTTCCTTTGTAGATTTTAACAGGCTCTGGCTCTCTTCATACGATGATTTTACGGCTTCTAGTTCAAGCTTTAGTTTCATAATTGTATGATTACTTTCTTCCTTCTCCTTCACCATCCTAAATATTTCGTCGTTGTATGTGATCGATTTAGCTGTATGTACATCTGCTGATTGATCTCTGTCATCAACCTTGCCCTTCTTCAAGGTACCGATATCTTCCTTCTCCTTAATCAGTGTAACCATTTCTTCCTTCTCTTTCATCAGTCTTATTATTTCTTCCTTATCTTTCAACAGCCTAGCCATATCTTCCTTATCCTTTGTCAATCTGGTTACATCTTCCTTGTTCTTCATCAAGCTTGACATACTTTTGTCAACTAATCTTCGATCTTCAGCTTTGCTCTTTTCAATATAAAGAATGAAGAGGAATTAAAATCAATCAATTCAATCATTCACACAAAGGAGGCTTAAGTTAAGCCAGACCTTGTTTGTGAAAACTTAATATTGTGGTGCCTTTAAGCCGAATCTCCCTAGATACCACTGAACTATCAATGCTTAGCCCTTTTACAGAATTTAGACCAATGCAAAATTCTAAAGCAAAGAGTAGAAAAGGCTCAACTTAAATATATGTAGAGGATAGTAATATGAACAAGTAACCAGCTTTTGGACAAGAAACAAACCTTCTTGACATGATCTGCACCAACCTGAAAAATAATTTAAGAAAACTATTAGAAAGAGATATTGTTATTCATTTAGGTCTCAAACGTAAACTGAAACTTATGTTGCAACGTACATTTGCTTTTCCATTTGTGGCACTTGAGTTTATTTGTGTTTGTCCACTTATGCTGCTTGCAAGTGCCTCTAGTACTCTTATCCTTGATTTGTATTTCTCTTCACGTGCTCTCATAAGGTTATTTTGCTGAATACATGCAATAGTTACAACAGGAATAATCTAAAAATTATGCACGAAATAGTACTCCTTACATTTCTTATGTGTTCTGCTTGAGTAGAAATGCGTCGTTCAATCTCCAGTATTACCTTTCTCAACAAGCAAGCAATGTGCTGTGCAAAGAATAACATCTTTTCATTCAAGAGGACAGAAGAAGTATAAAACAAAATGTACCAAAGGTTTAAAGTATGAACAGAAACAACTAACTGCATTGCTTTTGAGTAGCCTACATAAGGAATTTCTCCATTCTTATTCTCAATGATCTCGTCAAGGATGCCATTCACAAAACTCAGAAGTGACTGGGTAGGAGCGTTCTGCAAAATTGGTTCCATGATGCAAAGAATGAAAGATAAGATTTGTGCTGACATGATTGTATCAAGtacattttttttttaaaaaagtacAACATTGTCCTTACATCCAAGTTGGTGGATTTCATCATCTCCAAAATTTTAGAAGTAGGCATATTAGAATAAACTCCATGTCTCAGATGGAAGATTTCATGAAAATTGTGCCCAGCATGCCTTGAAATAGAAGATAGTTCAGGCCGTGACATTGGAGACGATGGTTCTACAAAAAAAATAAAGGATTTTCAACTGATAAGCAACCCGCATCAAATCTTAAGGCTCCCATTGCAAGCACCAAGTATCAATAACTGTACGCAATTAATTATGTGCACATTTCTTTAAAATTGCAGAACTAATGTGATAGCCCTGTTTAGTATCTGTAGCCCTCACAGTGTTATTGCTGAAAGCTTTGACATGTAGAGGACAATCTCACCTGATGGAGCTGGACTTTTGGAGACCTTTTGTAGGTTCCCTTTCACTTGTTTGCTCTCTTGTCCGAACACAGAGTTCTGTGTACCATGACCATTCTCCCTTGTGGGAAACTCCATGCTTGGCATCCTACCATTTTCTTCAAGGCTACAGTGCGAGCCTTCCCCGACATGGGAGCCAAACCGATCCCTTAGTGCAAGGAGACAGACAATCACAGCTGACATTGGGCCCTAGATGAATGCCAATAATGTGGAATGAGAGCAGGTAGATAAATTTTTATATTGCGGAGAGGTGGCAATATTGCGGAACAAACAATTATTGCCAGAGCATCGCCATACTTATCGAATATGCATCACATTGGAACATGTAAACAAATCATTGGTAAGCCCATCGTTGAACAAATGATTTGTTTACATCTCTGATTCATTTTTGCAGTCCAGAACCAATTGCTACGGACTATGGGCTTACCATCGATTTTATTACGAACTGAACTTGAAACAAAACGTATCAAATGTCCGAACAATTAACGCAATAAAACAGATGAAATATTGGAATGTATGTACGTGCGTTCCAACATTTTCATACGGTCTATGTCCTTTGGATAACATGCACCGTGCAAGTGGAGTGACATGTCATAAGTTTGATAAATGAACTTTTCTGATTCTGAACTGGATGCTAGCATATGCCGCATCCAGCATGCAGTACCGGTTTAAACAGAAAGGGACAAGATTGACGTGTCATCTAGCCAATCAACAAACCCAACTTCTTCGATTTGAAACGCTACCGCACAGCAGCCAGATTTCCAAAATGCTGCCAGACACGCAAGTCGCAGCTAAACCCAACTGTTCTTTATTATTTTGGAAAAAATACTAGCGATGAACCAACtgttttttaaaatttttattTTGGAAAATTTGGTACTGAATCGAAGCATTTGGATATGATGGTCCAAGGGAGAATCGAACACGTACCCTGTCGAGGTCTGAGGCGGCGAATGTGGGCAGGCCCATCCGctccacggcggcgaggaacCTCGCGACATCGCTccccccagccgccgccgccgccgaggctcCTCCCTGCAGTGGCGACTGCGATCACGAATTCACGATCGAACGAACCCAAATGGAGCGGCGCGATCGGCGACCTACCTCGTCGGGAGCCGAAGCAGCGGCGGGGCCGAGCAGCCTGCGTAGCGCCGCGGCGAGGATCGCCCCGTCGGCGAGCGCGGCCCGGAGGTCGTCGTCggacgcgcgcggcgcgggcagcgGCAGCCCCTCGCCCGCCAGCAGCGACCGCAGCCACGCGACCGCCTccgatcgccgccgccgctcccggcTCTCCTCTGCGAACCAAACAAACAAACAGAAAACGATCAGCGGTAAGCGCCGCGCCGCGGTAAACCATGAGAGCATCACAGCAGCCAGCGGGGGTTAGAGGGGTTTACCTgactcggcggcggcggacatGGGGGGTGGGTTCGAATTGAGAGGCCGGAGACGGGGAGACGTTTGAGCTTGACCCACACCGGACGAAGCAGGCGGACCGCGGACGGGGAGCAGGAGCGCCGCGCGGGGGTGGGGGAGAAGACGTGGGCGAGTGGGCGACGTGCGGAGGGAGGGTGGTGGACTGGGGGTGGGAACGGCCGATGGAGCGCAGAGGGAAGAGCGAGCGAGCGCCGGCTTGCTGCTGGTGCTCCGTGGTTCAACGCGCACGCTGCCGAGCGCGTGCTCTGGAGCTGGCTGGACTTGGGCTGGGCGGCGCGGAAGGTGGCCGAGGGGACAGGGAGACCACCGAAATGGAATGGAGGTTGGACTGCTCGTTGGTTTTTCTCTTTTTGCCCCCTCCCCTTTCGTTCTTAAACTCTGTTTGCCCCCTGTGATGAATCGAGCAGCAGCCTTTTTGCCTTTTTACATACTGTTGAACTCTACGAGCTCCTCGCCGTGTTCACAAAATCACAATTAACTGCTTTCATGTTCATCCACAACTTTTCCGTTAGAAAAATAAATCCCATATTTGTTTCAGGGAGGGAGGCTTGCGAAAGTCGTGGTCTCAACTCTCGACACATCAAGACGAGGCGGAAAAGAAAGTAGCAGCGCCGAAAGTCCGTGCCTTGGACGGCGGTGGTTGCTCGAATCGACAGCGGCAGCAACCGCCGCACCGGCCCATTTCACTATCAGGAGGGTTCGCCGTTTCATTTCCCAGCGACTCGCCAACCGTACGTGCCGTCACAAACCAGGCGATCACCTTTGCTTCATGTTAGTGTTCATGAATATTCAGATTAACCGCAGGTCTCTCTTTTTGTTTGGGATGAGCTCATATTATTTATTAACCGCAGGTCTATCACTATCTGTGCAGGGCTTCCTTTTTGTTTTGGGTGGATTCAGACTTTCATGGCTTCCTTTCATGTCCTGACAGAGTGTTATCCATTAAACAATCAGAGAAATTTTCTAATCTACCGTTTCCCCGTGACTAGATGATGCATTGTTATCCTCGCTGGCAGCTCATCAAGTGAAACCTCATAAAAAGAAAGCTCATCAAGTGCAAGGTTAGCACGCCACGGAAGACAGACAATCCTTTCTCTAATCTCGCCATCAATTGACCACCATACATGTATCATGGAAACGGGAAGCACTTGATGGATGGTGGCTCCTCGTTCCGTCGCCGGGAAGGCAGGCGCCATCGTCTGCGCGCACGCACGAGCACGACCACCCTTGTTTAATGGAGAGTCTCGTCGGCCGGGAAGACGACGGGGCCGACCGGTAGTGGCTCAACCTGTGCATAATTAATCGAGGACTGAAAATCGAACCAGAATATTTGAAAACCAAACCGAAATATCTGAAATCGAGAAATTCGGTCATCAATTTGGTCCCAAGTTCTTTGTAATCGAAATAATCTCGGTTAATTTGGTTCTGACCCTCGGGTAACTGAATAAACCGCATAACCGAGATATATTAATTTGGCCCATCAACAAATTCTAGCCCAGCTCATCAACAAACTCTAGCTCGGCCATGAACAAACCCTACATACATAAGAAACTCCAACCCCTACTCTCCAGTTCCTAGGCCACTCAGCCGCCCGACCACCCCTAACCCTAGGCGGCCACCTGGCCGGTTGGCTTAGCCGCCCAGCGACACAGGCCGCCGGCACCTGCTCCCCTCCAGTTCCTAGGCCACTCAGCCGCCCGACCACCCCTAACCCTAGGCGGCCACCTGGCCGGTTGGCTTAGCCGCCCAGCGACATGGGCCGCCGGCACCTGCTCCCCTCTGGCCCTCTCCGCC
The genomic region above belongs to Panicum hallii strain FIL2 chromosome 4, PHallii_v3.1, whole genome shotgun sequence and contains:
- the LOC112889390 gene encoding kinesin-like protein KIN-14M, which produces MSAAAESEESRERRRRSEAVAWLRSLLAGEGLPLPAPRASDDDLRAALADGAILAAALRRLLGPAAASAPDEGGASAAAAAGGSDVARFLAAVERMGLPTFAASDLDRGPMSAVIVCLLALRDRFGSHVGEGSHCSLEENGRMPSMEFPTRENGHGTQNSVFGQESKQVKGNLQKVSKSPAPSEPSSPMSRPELSSISRHAGHNFHEIFHLRHGVYSNMPTSKILEMMKSTNLDNAPTQSLLSFVNGILDEIIENKNGEIPYHIACLLRKVILEIERRISTQAEHIRNQNNLMRAREEKYKSRIRVLEALASSISGQTQINSSATNGKANVGADHVKKSKAEDRRLVDKSMSSLMKNKEDVTRLTKDKEDMARLLKDKEEIIRLMKEKEEMVTLIKEKEDIGTLKKGKVDDRDQSADVHTAKSITYNDEIFRMVKEKEESNHTIMKLKLELEAVKSSYEESQSLLKSTKEDMFKLLNDKENSDIIISKLRQELAVAGKSHMRHIQELESRALQANEEFEQRIKEVELLLEDSRMRGRDLEESLKSRIETWEQKEIMVNQFVGLQIQNVQDLRLSSVSIRHEIQNCQKRWSEELSGLGQSLNVLINDAKSYHAVLEENRKLFNEIQELKGNIRVYCRIRPFLPGEDQKSTTIEYVGDDGDLIIANPTRKENEGSKSFKFNKVLGPTASQAEVFKDIQPLIRSVLDGYNVCIFAYGQTGSGKTYTMMGPENATEKEWGVNYRALNDLFHISHNRGDTIMYEISVQMIEIYNEKIRDLLGSSGQEKKLGILNASQPNGLAVPDATLHPVNSTSDVIQLMRVGHANRAVGSTALNERSSRSHSVVTIHIRGVDLKTGATLRGALHLVDLAGSERVDRSAVTGDRLKEAQHINKSLSALGDVIFSLSQKNAHVPYRNSKLTQVLQSSLGGHAKTLMFVQINPDVSSYSETLSTLKFAERVSGVELGAAKANKEGKDIREFMEQLLVLKHKIAKKDEEINRLQLLKTQTPRSRTVKRADSPLKHSSSSPGISSLGSRMQHRRTASGGKAMSIASRAGSDADNFSDISDRHSESGSMQSLDDIRPQRGVMGLPKISLDEMDHNSADPELACFGYADSEERLSDISDSGLSMGTETDVSVSSIVELTLFPEQEKTSSTLKEQEKAPKTPNDRLSKVATRVQKTTAPKPAQTSLWPKLRDPPAPKSPMSAGRTSSVQAIPAPRTLSTSKRWT